The stretch of DNA TGACACAACTGCatatccaaaataattttgaactgTACCTCATTTAATAAACCAAATCAGGCCCACACAAAGTGCGAAGCAGcagatattcagaaaaatacagactCATGGAAGAAGAGACTCCATCAGTGTGTAAACACAGATGAAATTGAATTAAAGACCTAAGAGATAATCCTAAACTTGGTACATCCCAGCTGGAAATCCTGGTTGATACAATACTTATGGTTAAgtgtgtacatacacacatgcatTTATATAATAACttattataatattattttattaaaaataaaactaaagcaATACAAGAAAATTAGCCACCAAACCAATTTTCCAAGTAACAGTCACCACTTGACTGCCAAAGACCCCTCCTCTCCTGAGCTGAACAAAAATAACTGTGTTTGACACAGTCTCTGGAGCAGCACCTTGGACTGTCGCTCACGTATCACACACTTCTATCAAACAAATGCTCCACCTGGAGCTCTCACAACCCTGCCCTTGCTTTTACAGGCATTTTTGCAAACGAGGGAACAAGTACAAATGAATCCTAGCTCAGTGTTACTTCATGTCAAAGAAGTTCTCCACATAATTAGAATTATCATGACTGTGGACATTCTGTACTGTTTTAACAGCTTCACCACACAAATCTTTGTGAGCTCTTACAGTCCTACACATCCACTAGATGGCTCTGACACTGCCTGTGTGCATCAAACCTCACGTGTAAGacaatgaaacaaacaaaaatcctcaAACCTGTCTTCAGGAGGCTGCACTGTGCCACGCAGGCAGAGCCAGACACACACAGGGTACAGTTGGCGAAAGAATTCTGCTGGAATTCCTTACAGAACTGGAATGCAGAGACATCCAGCAGCCCAAGCTAAGCCTGTTCCAGGTATTTCTCTCCAACTAACACAGTGAAATACATGCAGCTGGCAGCATCCATTGATCTGGAATGAGACTGGAGAGGTCACTTTTCAAGGCTGGCAAATAAAAAGCTGGTCTGTGGTAAGAGGTACCAACAAATACAGTCAGTGAGAACCACAGCTCTTCTGGCAGTCATGTTTATCTCACCCACCATTTAAACTGGTAACttttgggggttattttttgTGGAGTTtgctcccttccccctcctcagTCTGCAAAACTCTTGGAAAATCCAGGTGCAAATTCCATGTTCTGAGCAGGCATCTTCATCCTTCTCCTTTGCATTCTGACCTCCTTTGCCATTCCATCCTCTGCCCACAAAAATGTTTCCTGCTTCAAAGGCTGCAGggaattgattttattttccttcccctaCAGCACCTACACATTGTGTAAAGTGAATGATCTGCATACACAGATTTTTAAGTAACAACCATCCTTAAAACAAGGAAACCGTGCAAacacttgttttccttttgaggAATTATCAGTAAAAGACTagcaaagaattaaaacaagTATTTCTATTTAACATATTTACACACTAGTGTGTGTAATATCCTAAATAAAACTTGGAGATAATAAATGGTAAATTACATTGCAAGTCCAGTGATTTCCCCCTTTAACATCTAACATCTCTTcactattttgatttttttttttaatacaaaagtagataaacatttttccagttctgttcttttaacgcttttttcctttggtcaTCCATATTTATCTTCATCTGTTGCATTCAAAATGTTAGTGAAGATCTCTCAGTACCAATTCTAAAATCAGACTGAATATTTAGCATTGAACAAACCTGAAAAAGAATACACAGAAGTGTTTCAAAGGCTCTGTTGTCCAAGAAGAATGTTCAACAAAGCTCCCAACTGctccatttctcttcttttggtTTGTAATTCAAATTGTCAAAGATTATTTCCAATTTGcctttcaaataatatttttcccttttttttttttgcgttTGTTATTGGTTGAGAAATTTTCAGCTATCAAggattttcagtttatttatttcacttccaGTATTTTGTTACGATTGCAGAAGGGGAACAATAACTGCTCCACACAAATACTGTGTTTTGGTGTGGCTTTAGAACATAAACATCTTCAAGAATGAATTTGTGTGCTAAAATAGCCACTTAATCCTACAAACCTGTTTaaattttcctctgattttttccAGATCTTCTTGCAGCTTATCATAAGTGGGGTTTTCATATGGGAATTTCTGAATCATCCCTATTAATGAATCCAGAGCCCTCATCTTTTtgctagggggaaaaaaaaaaagtcaaaacaaaacccaatgATCCTCACACAGGAGTTTTTTCAATCCACTGATATGAAAATTATACTGATATATAATAATCCAGAGCATAAAACCCAGCCCTCCATCCTTCTTTAATTCAACTTCTCCCATTTAGCTCATTGCTCATTCCACACATATTTAAGAAATCCAAACTAGGAATTATTCCAAATTGGGAATTAAGCATAACTGACTAAGTTAAGGTTTCCCTTCCAACTTACCAGCCCAAAGCTAAGAAATATTCAAGAATCAACAAAAATACTGATTAGATGACgggggaaaataaagaaatgcaacCAAAAAGGCAATTCTGACAGATTAATcaaaacaggacagaaaaagaaagatatgcAGAATTAAAGTCCCAGCAAAATGACTTTTAGCCTTTTTAACCTCACCTGTTCTTTTCATCTGTGTGCttctggagcaggcagtgccACGTCAGTGCAAAGCCAAGGTAGCAGCCGATCTAGAAGTGAATTTAAAAGAGTGTCTGTCATGAGGGAAAGAAGAAACCCCAGACAACACACAGCATAGACAGACACACAAAAATGAAGCCCCACACTGTATCTCACTCTTCAGGTCACTAAACTCTGGATACACATACATGTTTCCAATCAGAGCACCTCTCTCCTATGGTCTGCCCAGGACCATTTTGTACAAAAGCATCCAGCTTTGGAGGCTGCTTTTGGCATTCTCATCCTGGAGCTATGACCAACTGGAGCCAGACGTATGGGACAAGTTGAGGTGCCTCCCCacccctctccagcccctgaATTCCTAGGAATGGTTATTGGTCCAGGTGTGCCAGCACACAGAACTGGCTCTGTGTGCTGAAGAGGAACAGTGCTACAAACCTTCACAGAATTAGAACTAACAAAGAGTGCACGAGACACACAGAACTGCCTCTTTGTGTCTCCAGATTCCATGCCTTTCCCTATGCTGAGCCACAGGAGATGGTGGGGGAGGGGCCCTTAGCCataaatttggggaaaaaaaattaccaaagcTTCATACCGCACATAAGCTCAAAAAACACAAGCACATTTACTGAATTCTCCAGATCCAAACAGCACCTTTAAAGCAGTTTTATGGCTCCTCCTGGACACAGTGAAACACAGCAGGCCTCAGCCTGCCTGTGCACCAGGCCTGGCCTGGAAGTTTCTGTGTGCCTGTCATTTTCTAATGACAAGAAGATTCCAACCCTGAAGCATTTCCCCATTTACCTCTGAGCCAATCCGGGCTCCATGGAGTGCTCCATACCTCCTTCCCTCAGCCATTCCAGCGTGGCTGCCCTCTGCAAAGCCCTCCTGGTAGCCCTCCCCGTGGAACCTGggaacacagaatcacagctcTGTTACTCTCATGCTGAGCTCACGCCGCACACGAGCACCTCCACGGAACAGAAACGTGCATCACCTCCAAAGCTCAGAAATACCACATAACACTTATTTAGATTCCAGAATCACAGGCTCATTTtggttgggaaagacctctgagatcatccagtccaacctttAAATGATCACCACCCTGCCAACCAGACCAGAGCCCTGTGTGCTACAATttgttccttggacacctccagaaatggtgactccagcagctccctgggcagccccttccaaggccTGGAAACCTTTCCCATGGAGAAATTCGTCCTTATGTCCAACttaaacctcctctggtgcagctcAAGGCCACTTCCTTTGGTCCTGTcccttgttacctgggagaaaagTCTGACCCCCACATCAGGggctcctgtcagggagctgtgcaAAGAGGGAATGTCCTCCCCgagcctccttctctccaggctgagcccccccatctccctcagccgCTTCTcctcagacttgtgctccagagcctgcCCCAGCTcaattcccttctctggacacgctccagcacctcaaagtctttcttgtagtgagggacCCAAAACTGAGCCCACGATTCGAGGTGGGGCCTCAGCGATGCCCAAAACAGGGGGAcagccactgccctggtcctgctggccgcACTGCTGCTGacccaggccaggatgccaatgtccttcttggccacctgggcacacctgggctcGTGTTCAGCAGCTCTTGGCCACCACCGCCAGGCCCTTTCCCTCTGGGATGCTTTCCAGGAACTCTCCCTGTATCCTGGAGGGAGTTGTGGTGACCCAAGGGCCGGACCCGGCACTCGGCCTTGCTGACCCTCGCACCGCCGGTCTCGGCCCATCGATCCAGCCTGCCGGGCTCGGTCCCACTCTGTGCTGAGACCGATTCCCttgggagcctgttccagcaggATGGATGACATCCAGACTGGATGAAGATACCTGatttccctgatatccaacctaaacctcccccgACTCAGCTTCAGCCCGTTTCGCGCTGGTCGCTCCCTCAGAACGCGCAGAGGCGAATTTTCCGCGCCCTCCTCAGGCTCACCACCCTCACGCTCCCTTGACGGCTCCCACTGGGAAGCACAGGCCCAGGGGAGCCCCGCGCTGCCGAGGAGCCCCTCTCGGGCGCCGGGGCCCGCTGCAGGCTCCCTCTCTACCCTCACCTCTGCTCGGCCATCACGATCCCCTCGAACAGGTCGGCCATGGCGGCGCGGGGCACGCCGGGAACGGACGGCGCGCGGGAGGGGGCGTGGGGCGCGAGCTCAAACCCCCGCCCCTCACGGGTTAAGCCTCGCCCACGCGCTGTGGCGGCGTGCGGCCACCAGGGGGCGCCCGAGCGCCGCCACAGATCCCGGGCCGGGACATCCATAGGGAGACGTCGGTGTCCCGAAAATCCCACCCCGTGTCCCGAAAATCCCACCCCGTGCCTCAAAGCGCTGTCCAGACgctccctgagctctgccagccttggtgctgtggcCAGTGCCCTGcggagcctgttccagtgcccgaccaccctctgggtgaggaACCTTTTCCCGACATCCAGcctaaacctgccctgacacagctccaggccattccctcgggtcctgtcgCTAGGCATGGAATGATGGAGTTTGCACATCTCTCTCATATGATACTGGCGTCTGTGGCTTTTAAGAAGTGTATTTCTGGTGCATATGCCCGCGagttttccctgtgagggtggggtgcccagagaagctgtggctgccccatccctgggagtgcccaaggccaggctggatgtagctttgaacaacctggtctgttggaaggtgtccctggccctggaattagatgatctttacggtcccttcccacccaaaccattctgtgattctaaaacataaatatttttggtgtAAATACCCACCCCAGCTGTAGTGTGCCGTTGCAGGCTGCTCTGTTAGAACACTTACGAGTTGTTACAGATCAACACTGGTCAAAGGAAACATTTATACTTTTTTACAAGCATGTATACTTGTATACATTATGCATTACTTTCCGGATACTTAATGAAAATGTGGCTCTGGGTACGTCATGCTCTTCTGCCAGCCTGGTGTTGGAACACGTatattttttgaggaaaaaagggaagtttAATTTATCGGTTTGTTCTCCATTCATATGCAAAGTACACTGGCAGAGTAGAAAGAGTGGCCCCCAAATTTTCCACCAACAGGGTTTCAGTGATTTGAGCAGAGGTAAAGTGGACACCATGACTCTTGAATTGATTTATAGGTTTTTACACTTCCTCCAAGTGGAAATGAAGACGCTCAGTATCTCCTTTCCTGCGGCCTCCCCACTCCTCTAACAATTCGTATTTGCACATCACAGCTTCCAACTGAGACTTCACAAGGAGACATTTGACACCTGAGCTTTAAAAACCTTTTAGGGCTGTAAAATGTGCTGTTGCAAATGAAAGCACTGCCATTGTCCTACTGTCTTTGAGGAGCTCTGAtggacaggggacaggggacgGGTGTGGTGAGGGGTGGTGGTGCTGTTTACATTCCCACAGAACCAAAGGCAGGGGTGTTTTTTGGAGGTTTTGCACACCCAGTTCCTGACCGAGTCAGGTGTcgcagggcagggggagcatTTCCCAGCAATCCTCCCACCTCCAGCCGAGATCTTGTCAGATTTTATAAGCAAAACAGCCAGGTTTGGtcagagctgggatgggaaaaCTCCAAGGAAAACTAAAGTGCTCCAGGAAGCGGTGTGGGTTAATTTAGCTCCTGGCATTCTTCCCTCTGTCTGAATAAATATTGAACCAACCTCTAACCATGCTGTTGCAGGAAAAATCATCGTGCTGCCGGTGGAAGATGGTAATCCAAAGGTGTCAGCAAGTAGGGTCACGAGAGAGCTCCAGATGCTGTTCCCAAACATAAGGTTGCCCATCTTTGCACCCTTGAGAAATATTCACGCTGTTACACccacttaaaaaaatccctcactGGTGCAGTTAAACTGTGTACTCTCCTAACTCCATTATTTGCCACGTTTCCTGTCAAATCTGTGCAACTTtttagcagaaaagaaaaagtggaagTTTTTTTGACTGAACTTTAGAAGTtcattagtattttattttgttttctgatttgggtttttaaaaaaaaaaaaacaggtctTGAAAGGCATTCAAAGAAAGTACAGCAACTGATCAAAACTGGAAATGAAACCCCCTGAAATC from Corvus cornix cornix isolate S_Up_H32 chromosome 5, ASM73873v5, whole genome shotgun sequence encodes:
- the LTO1 gene encoding protein LTO1 homolog — encoded protein: MADLFEGIVMAEQRFHGEGYQEGFAEGSHAGMAEGRRYGALHGARIGSEIGCYLGFALTWHCLLQKHTDEKNSKKMRALDSLIGMIQKFPYENPTYDKLQEDLEKIRGKFKQVCSMLNIQSDFRIGTERSSLTF